The genomic segment TGAACCAGCGCATCAACCAGGATTTCGCCGGCCTCATCAGCGGCGAGATCGGTTATCGCCATTGCCTGTACAAGACTGCACTCGGATTTCCGCGCTGGCTGATGCCGAGCAAGGCGCCAGTCTAAAAACCAGGCAGGCGCAAGGTCTCGGGATCACCGGCTTCTGCCCGCTCATGGCCCAGCAGCCAGGCTTTGCGCTCCAGGCCGCCGGCAAAGCCGGTCAGCTTGCCGTCGGCGCCTACCACCCGATGGCAAGGCACGATAATGGCGATCGGATTGGTGGCGTTGGCGCTGCCCACCGCGCGGGCGCCGTTGTGCTCGCCCATCTGTAGCGCCAGTTTGCCGTAGGTCGTCATCCGCGCCGGAGGAATCTGGCGCAGTGCCGACCATACGCGTTGCTGGAACTCGGTGCCGTTGGTGGCGACGGCGATGTCTTTCAGCGCGTCCAGTTCGCCGGTGAAATAACGCTGCAGTGCTGGTTCGGCGCTGGAAGGAGAGGTGGCCTCGCTCAGGGAGTAATGGCCATAGTGTGTGCTTAGCAAAGTCCGCATGCGGGCTTCATAGTCGTCGAAATCCAGCGCGCGCACGCGGTCCTGGCTGTCGGTGACCAGCAGGATGACGCCGATGGGCGAGGCGATCCGGTGCAGAAATAGATTCATGTTGGTACTCTCGTCAAATAGCCTCGAATAGTATTGCTTGGCTGATGATCGTAGTTTACAGATACATGGGATTCTATGCACTCTGAGTCTTGCGGTCGAATTCGACGCATGTCCGCATTTTCTTGTCCGGTCTGCATCGCTTGCTGTTATAAAAACTAAGAGGCTGTTGCAAACACACCTGGCGTTGTTGCCCTTGCAGGGCGCGCCCGGGCTTGCAAGCCCGGGCCGTTCCGCAGGCAGACGACAGTGTTGTCTGAAACCCCTGCTACGCGCTCCTGGCTGTACTGTCTTCGTCGGAGCGCCTAGCCATCTGTGTTTGCAACAGCCTCTATACAGGGGTAAATCATTTACATAATTTTTCGCTAAAGCTCGGTTTGCTCGGAGCTTCAGACTGGAACAGCCTACTAGAACATACTGGGGTCAACCCCTGTGATTTCCTCCGCAATCCTGGCATGCCGGAGAGACATGCGTTGAACGACATTACATACATTCTTTGCGACTTCTGCATCGGCGCCTTCACGTATCACTTCTTGGGCCGTTCGCTCTCTAAAACTATCCATTCGCCGGATGAGTTTTTGCATTTCCTTCGCCACAAGTTGTGGCCGCAAACCGCAACTTGCGGCAAAGTTCGCCCATTCGTAGGCGGAGAGTTCTCCTTCCGTGAAAGCATCTCCAATGGCCATGGCAAATGAATCTTCAATGTGAGGATTGCTGCAGGCCAAGATGCTGACCAGGTCGTATGCCGGCGCCGCGACGAAACCGTAAGGCTGGCAGAAAAATGAGATGTTTTTTGCATGTGCATCCGTGTTCCCGATCAGGACCTGGAAAATCGCCCATCGCAGCATGAGAAGTCGTTGTGCAGCTGGATTTGCGCTACTTTGCAAAAATTTAAAAATTCTCGGCAGTGATGCTCCGTCTCGAATGTTTTTGACATCGGGAGAATCTCCATATGGCCGTTCATATTTGAGGCCTACCGAGATACCCAGCGCTTGGCAGCCATCGATGATGTGTAGCCGGCGCACGCGTTGCCCGTCCTGAATGCGATCAAACCGGTCTACTTCGAGTATGGGCTCAGGAACGTGTACCAGACGCACGTTGGCAACAGGTAATCCCACGTTTCGAGCAAGCCGCATGCAATAGAATTCATTGCTGGGCAAGCCGGCGAGGGCACGATTAACGGGTTCCGGCTTCAGGATGACGGTAGAGGCCAGCTCGCCACTTTCAACCAGAAACCATTCGTCTTTTTCTTTGTAGACGGCGATTTTGTCTTGAAACCCTGCGATAGATAGGCGGACCTTGCCATCCCAGACTGAAAATGGCTCATATGGCCGGGACCTGATGCGCTCGGACATCTCCGGCCGCGTCAGCGGACGCAGGGCATCCTTTGTTTCGTCTGCGGGAACCAGCACTTTGATGTCGTCGCTTGCTTGTTCAGGGTCATCCAGTTGAATCCGTAAGGCGCCGGCCGTTTCCTTGCCTAGCGCAAGCATGAGCCCGACCAGATTGGCTTTTGAAAGTTTATTGGCCGTTGCTGCGTCGTCGAGCGCGTGTCCCTCCGGTAGCAGATTTTCAAAGAACTGCCGAACGGCCGCACTGTGCGCTTCAGCCGTTTGCCCGGCTTCAGGCTCCAGGGGAATAAATGGACTCAGCGGATAGGGGTTGCGTCGAGAGAGCCAGTTTCTGGAATAACTAAAAGCGAATTGATTGGATTCCGGATCGTGGGTTACCCACCCCGCAATTTGGTCATCCAGGAATATTCCAAGCCGATTCATTAGCGTTTGCCTTTAAAGTATTGAGGATCGTCGGCAGGTCCTGCTTCTTTACAGCGATGAGGCTTATTCCCAAAGCCTCCGTGATTTTGAGAACAACCCCTAACCCTACTGTGGCTTTGCCGGCCTCCAGGTCGGAGAGAGTTTGTTTGGCCACTCCGATTGTCATGGCCGCTTCTTCTATGGTCATGTTCGCTCCAGTGCGACAGGCACGAACGGCAGCGCCCAGCACTTCAGCATCGCTGAGAACGGGGAGGAGGGGGAAAGGGGTTTTTATAACTCGCTTCATAATTAATCCTATTTTGTCAGGATTATAGTGAGCGGGATATTAATGGGCAAATAAAAACCTACTAAAATAGGTTTTATGACGACTATTGATGATACTCTGATATAAATCCTATTATGGAAGGATTTTATGGGAGATTTGATAAATCGATTTCTAAAATTCTATCATGGTAGGATTTTAGATAAAGCTCCGGCACTAAAGACAATAATTTAGTGACACCAGACTTCCAGGGCGTCGTTATAGCTCACCAGGTACGATTTGCAAAGACGTCTATAGTCTTGCCATCAAGTTTTTTTACTACGATATTGCAGATGATTTTGGCCCGAGTTGTGGCTGTTTTTTGTTTGTCGTTAGCGCTAGTTTTTGATCCGGGAAACGAAAACGCCCGCTTATCGCAAGCGGGCGTTTTGTAAGACACAGTCTTAATAGCTGGATGGAGAGTTAAACCACCAAAATCTATTATTAGTGTTTGAAGCGTGCTTCAGCCAGCTTGTCCGCCACGACGCTGGTCGGCAAACCTTCCGAATCCGCGCGTTTGAAGATTTCAGCCAGGGTCACGCCGATTTCGCGCACGTGCGCTTCGACGTCGGCTTCCGGTTTGTCGTAATACTCGTAGCAGACCTTGATGATGCCGCCGGCGTTGATGACGAAGTCCGGTACGTACAGGATTTCTTTGCGGCGCAGCAGTTCGCCGATGTCGGCGGTAGCCAGCTGGTTGTTGGCGGCGCCGGCGACGATCTTCGCTTTCAGGCGTGTCAGGGTAGCCGGATTGAGCGTGGCGCCCAGTGCGCATGGTGCATAGATATCAGCCTGGACGTCATAGATGGCGTCGGTCGCGA from the Collimonas arenae genome contains:
- a CDS encoding methylated-DNA--[protein]-cysteine S-methyltransferase, whose translation is MNLFLHRIASPIGVILLVTDSQDRVRALDFDDYEARMRTLLSTHYGHYSLSEATSPSSAEPALQRYFTGELDALKDIAVATNGTEFQQRVWSALRQIPPARMTTYGKLALQMGEHNGARAVGSANATNPIAIIVPCHRVVGADGKLTGFAGGLERKAWLLGHERAEAGDPETLRLPGF
- a CDS encoding HipA domain-containing protein; amino-acid sequence: MNRLGIFLDDQIAGWVTHDPESNQFAFSYSRNWLSRRNPYPLSPFIPLEPEAGQTAEAHSAAVRQFFENLLPEGHALDDAATANKLSKANLVGLMLALGKETAGALRIQLDDPEQASDDIKVLVPADETKDALRPLTRPEMSERIRSRPYEPFSVWDGKVRLSIAGFQDKIAVYKEKDEWFLVESGELASTVILKPEPVNRALAGLPSNEFYCMRLARNVGLPVANVRLVHVPEPILEVDRFDRIQDGQRVRRLHIIDGCQALGISVGLKYERPYGDSPDVKNIRDGASLPRIFKFLQSSANPAAQRLLMLRWAIFQVLIGNTDAHAKNISFFCQPYGFVAAPAYDLVSILACSNPHIEDSFAMAIGDAFTEGELSAYEWANFAASCGLRPQLVAKEMQKLIRRMDSFRERTAQEVIREGADAEVAKNVCNVVQRMSLRHARIAEEITGVDPSMF
- a CDS encoding helix-turn-helix domain-containing protein, with the protein product MKRVIKTPFPLLPVLSDAEVLGAAVRACRTGANMTIEEAAMTIGVAKQTLSDLEAGKATVGLGVVLKITEALGISLIAVKKQDLPTILNTLKANANESAWNIPG